The genomic segment GCTTCCCTTATTGTCCTACCTGAACTTTTTAACACAGGCTACAATTTTAAAAGTAAGAGTGAGGTGTTAGATGTTTCAGAAAAAATACCTGACGGTTACACTACAAAAACATTAAAGAAGTATACAGAAGATACAGATAAAACTCTAGTTTTTGGAATATCAGAGAAAACAGACAGAGGATTGTATAATTCTCTGGCAATAGTTAGCAAAGGAGAATATATCGGAAAATACAGAAAAATTCATCTTTTTTTTGATGAAAAGGATTATTTTCTCCCTGGAGATTTAGGATTCAGAATATTTGAGATAGATGGCATTAAGATAGGAACAATGATATGTTTTGACTGGTTTTTCCCGGAATCTACTAGAACTTTATCCCTTATGGGGGCAGATATATTATGCCATCCTGCAAATTTAGTCATGCCTTATTGTCCAGAAGCAATGAAAACTATATGCCTTCAGAATAAGGTATATTCAATTACCTCAAATAGAGTGGGCAAAGAAAGAGGATTAAAATT from the Methanofastidiosum sp. genome contains:
- a CDS encoding nitrilase-related carbon-nitrogen hydrolase — protein: MKIGFIQMNIELLDVKKNVDNAIKLIEKNNASLIVLPELFNTGYNFKSKSEVLDVSEKIPDGYTTKTLKKYTEDTDKTLVFGISEKTDRGLYNSLAIVSKGEYIGKYRKIHLFFDEKDYFLPGDLGFRIFEIDGIKIGTMICFDWFFPESTRTLSLMGADILCHPANLVMPYCPEAMKTICLQNKVYSITSNRVGKERGLKFIGQSQIVGPDGKIIFRASEEKQDIYQVEIDPLKSRDKNLNSKNNIF